The Kineothrix sp. MB12-C1 genome includes a window with the following:
- a CDS encoding YbaK/EbsC family protein has product MSIERVKSYFKQYGIEDRILEFAVSSETVELAALAVGCEPKQITKTMSFLIDGRPILVATAGDAKISNPKYKEKFHTKAKMISFEQVELLIGHDVGGVCPFAINEGVDVYLDISLKRFETVFPAAGSGNSAIELTVEELEKHSHAKEWIDVCKDWE; this is encoded by the coding sequence ATGTCTATTGAAAGAGTAAAAAGTTATTTTAAACAATATGGTATAGAAGATAGAATATTGGAATTCGCTGTTTCCAGTGAAACAGTTGAATTGGCGGCACTGGCTGTCGGATGCGAACCTAAACAAATTACAAAGACAATGTCTTTTCTTATTGATGGCAGACCTATATTAGTTGCAACAGCGGGTGATGCCAAAATTTCCAATCCCAAATATAAAGAGAAATTTCACACAAAAGCGAAGATGATTTCGTTCGAACAAGTGGAATTACTTATTGGACATGATGTAGGTGGTGTGTGTCCATTTGCAATTAATGAGGGAGTAGATGTATATCTTGATATTTCACTGAAAAGATTTGAAACTGTATTTCCGGCAGCTGGAAGTGGAAATAGTGCAATTGAGCTTACTGTTGAGGAATTAGAAAAACACTCTCATGCAAAAGAATGGATTGATGTTTGTAAAGATTGGGAGTAG
- a CDS encoding GNAT family N-acetyltransferase: MRIDDEKVIIKGREVLFRNATEEDAQLLLDYLKVTCGETRYLVKEPHEITMTLEEEKEFINNTNDSGNGILLLGFLDGRHVGNCSLMGYGSSRYKHRVSMGIALYQEYTGMGIARVMVEKLIAIAREKGFEQIELEVVSDNVRAINLYKSMQFEIHGTFPNNMKYEDGTYADAYWMIKKL, translated from the coding sequence ATGCGTATAGACGATGAAAAAGTAATTATAAAAGGAAGAGAAGTTCTCTTTCGAAATGCTACGGAAGAAGATGCACAGCTACTATTGGATTATCTTAAGGTGACGTGTGGAGAGACGAGATATCTTGTGAAGGAGCCCCATGAGATAACCATGACACTTGAAGAGGAAAAAGAATTTATAAATAATACTAACGATTCGGGCAATGGTATTCTGCTATTAGGTTTTCTCGATGGCAGGCATGTTGGGAACTGTTCCTTAATGGGATATGGGTCGAGTAGATATAAACATCGTGTGAGTATGGGAATTGCACTTTATCAGGAATATACAGGTATGGGAATCGCACGGGTCATGGTGGAAAAGTTAATTGCTATAGCTCGGGAAAAAGGTTTTGAGCAAATTGAACTTGAGGTGGTCTCGGATAATGTGAGAGCTATTAATCTGTATAAGTCTATGCAGTTTGAGATTCATGGGACATTTCCTAATAACATGAAATATGAGGATGGTACCTATGCAGATGCATATTGGATGATTAAAAAGCTATAG
- a CDS encoding GNAT family N-acetyltransferase, with amino-acid sequence MILLLTNEAVKATYIIPDYNTREEAISMFKKIQKFSYSEEHYEFGIYKDDQLIGWVNDVHKEPFVIELGYVIHPNYHNNGYATEVLKAVIEDIFSKGFHEIITGVFVINKPSIRVMEKCGMKRIDREEDIVYQDKLQRCIYYSIQKEI; translated from the coding sequence ATGATACTACTGTTAACGAATGAGGCGGTTAAGGCAACATACATAATTCCCGATTATAACACCAGAGAGGAAGCTATTTCTATGTTTAAGAAAATCCAAAAGTTTTCTTATTCAGAAGAACATTATGAATTCGGAATTTATAAGGATGATCAACTGATTGGGTGGGTGAATGACGTACATAAAGAACCATTTGTAATTGAATTAGGCTATGTCATTCATCCAAATTATCATAACAATGGATATGCAACAGAAGTGCTAAAAGCAGTTATTGAAGATATATTCTCAAAGGGATTTCATGAGATTATTACAGGCGTCTTTGTAATAAATAAGCCGAGTATCAGAGTGATGGAAAAGTGTGGAATGAAACGAATCGATCGGGAAGAGGATATCGTTTATCAAGATAAATTACAGCGTTGTATCTATTATTCCATCCAAAAAGAAATCTAA
- a CDS encoding DUF1858 domain-containing protein produces MEITKDMIIGDLVRNHSGAVNVLMAHGMGCVGCPSSQAESIEDACRVHGMNIDSLLEALNKAV; encoded by the coding sequence ATGGAAATAACAAAAGATATGATTATTGGTGATTTAGTAAGGAATCACTCTGGAGCAGTAAATGTTTTAATGGCACATGGTATGGGTTGTGTAGGCTGCCCGTCCTCTCAGGCAGAATCCATTGAGGATGCATGTCGTGTTCACGGTATGAATATCGATTCTTTGCTTGAAGCGCTGAATAAAGCAGTATAA
- a CDS encoding hemerythrin domain-containing protein, with protein sequence MDGIVLMVEEHVNIKRMLKVIRKACLGILNGQEINYEDFEQMMDFVKNYADNHHHGKEEKFLFNRMVDEIGGPAEKLVKYGMLIEHDLGRLHMMNLREDLEKVKAGDQEAKLDVIANAISYTHLLIRHIDKEDSAVYTFAQRELSQETLDTINEECEVFEQEEDAKGTQKKYLQILEQLEEKYN encoded by the coding sequence ATGGATGGAATCGTTTTAATGGTTGAAGAACATGTAAACATAAAGAGAATGCTTAAAGTAATAAGAAAAGCGTGCTTGGGCATTTTAAATGGTCAGGAAATCAATTATGAAGACTTTGAGCAGATGATGGATTTTGTAAAGAATTATGCAGATAATCACCATCATGGAAAAGAAGAGAAATTCTTATTTAACCGGATGGTGGATGAGATTGGTGGACCAGCAGAGAAATTAGTTAAATACGGTATGCTTATTGAGCATGATCTCGGAAGACTACACATGATGAACTTAAGAGAAGACCTTGAAAAGGTAAAAGCAGGGGATCAGGAAGCGAAGCTTGACGTGATTGCGAATGCTATCTCTTATACACATCTTTTAATAAGACATATCGATAAAGAAGATAGTGCAGTTTACACCTTTGCGCAAAGGGAGCTTTCTCAGGAAACATTGGATACGATTAATGAGGAGTGCGAAGTATTTGAGCAGGAAGAAGATGCGAAAGGTACACAGAAAAAGTATCTTCAAATTTTGGAACAGCTTGAAGAAAAATATAATTAA
- a CDS encoding MATE family efflux transporter, whose translation MKTIDMTTGNASKKILLFSLPIFLGNVFQQIYGLSDAFVVGRFLGTAPMASIGASSALIIFINSILIGLCMGSGVLFSALYGSRCYEKLSSAISTSAIFILIMTCAISLLSALCLHPLLLLFQVPEEAMPLAKEYLLIILAGLPFMALYNIGAAIMRSIGDSKTPLFFLILASVINVAFDFILVLWIPMGVRGPALSTFAAQLLSGVPLCIYAIKKLDFLKLHLHFEKAMFRSVAQYSIMTSLQQSIMNFGILLVQGLVNSFGVVAMAAFSAGVRIDAFGYMPAQDFGNAFATYVAQNKGARKEERIRKGFRSAILCTTIFCFVITAAVWAFAPQLIAIFLPDDTAAIIVGAQYLRIEGAFYILIGYLFLYYALYRGLGHFRTSIVLTIISLGIRVCLSYLLVWLDFGLNSIWWSIPIGWAVADLAGYGRYRYLKQNKKILQEDR comes from the coding sequence TTGAAGACAATCGACATGACCACTGGCAACGCATCCAAGAAAATTTTACTTTTTTCTCTTCCCATTTTCCTAGGTAATGTATTCCAGCAGATTTACGGTTTGTCCGATGCCTTTGTCGTTGGGCGTTTTTTGGGTACTGCCCCCATGGCCTCTATTGGAGCATCTTCAGCTCTCATCATCTTTATCAACTCGATTTTAATTGGTTTGTGTATGGGAAGCGGAGTACTTTTTTCCGCTCTCTACGGCTCACGCTGCTATGAGAAGCTTTCCTCCGCCATTTCCACATCCGCAATCTTTATTCTCATTATGACCTGTGCAATCTCTCTTTTGTCCGCCCTCTGTTTACATCCTCTCCTACTCCTTTTTCAGGTGCCCGAAGAGGCAATGCCTTTAGCCAAAGAGTACCTGCTTATCATTTTAGCCGGATTACCCTTTATGGCTCTCTATAATATCGGAGCTGCCATTATGCGATCTATCGGTGATTCCAAAACTCCGCTGTTCTTTCTTATTCTGGCCTCAGTCATCAATGTGGCTTTCGACTTTATTTTAGTACTTTGGATCCCTATGGGAGTACGAGGTCCTGCTCTTTCCACTTTTGCCGCTCAGCTCTTATCCGGCGTTCCTCTATGTATCTATGCCATAAAGAAACTGGACTTTTTGAAACTGCATCTTCACTTTGAAAAAGCTATGTTCCGCAGTGTGGCTCAGTATTCAATCATGACTTCTCTCCAGCAGTCCATTATGAACTTCGGTATACTTTTAGTTCAAGGTCTGGTCAATTCCTTCGGCGTGGTGGCTATGGCTGCCTTTAGTGCCGGTGTGCGTATCGATGCCTTTGGTTATATGCCTGCCCAAGACTTCGGCAATGCTTTTGCTACCTATGTGGCTCAGAATAAAGGTGCCCGGAAAGAAGAAAGAATCCGGAAGGGATTCCGCTCCGCAATCCTATGTACCACTATCTTTTGCTTTGTCATTACGGCCGCAGTATGGGCTTTTGCTCCGCAGCTCATCGCCATCTTCTTGCCCGACGATACCGCTGCTATTATAGTAGGTGCACAGTACTTACGTATCGAAGGAGCCTTTTACATTCTGATCGGCTACCTTTTTCTATACTATGCTCTATACCGTGGACTGGGGCATTTCCGTACCTCCATCGTACTCACAATCATCTCCCTTGGCATTCGGGTGTGTCTTTCCTACCTTCTGGTGTGGCTGGATTTCGGTCTCAATAGCATCTGGTGGAGCATTCCTATTGGCTGGGCTGTCGCAGATTTAGCCGGCTATGGGCGGTATCGGTACTTGAAACAGAACAAGAAGATTTTGCAAGAAGATAGATAA
- a CDS encoding MFS transporter — MKNWKTKFVLLGVGQAVSMLTSSILQISIVWYLTQKTLSPTIVTLSTLAGYLPRAVLGLFTGVFIDRFDRKKILVFADLIIALAALVLAAVALSGDIPIWLIFAMLCLRSVGAAFHTPAFNAVVPTLVPKEALTRCAGITQGFESVSLILSPALAALLFKLWDLSAIILLDVVGAAVAIIIVILLPIARYATAQEERVSLHIWKDTKEGFAVLRRVPGLMAVMIISTVYAFIYFPIGSMYPLITMAYFGGGVAESGMVEIAFSSGTLLGSFLLGLMGNKIRKLGGITASIGIYGLGLMAAGLLPPDGLRPFILLSILMGLTLPFFYGLRTAILQSNVPGDYLGRVLSLAYSVSLFASPLGLLFGGTVSELMGVNICFFIGGVLSVCLAATMLLTPSVRKSHL; from the coding sequence ATGAAAAACTGGAAAACTAAATTCGTTCTTCTTGGAGTAGGGCAGGCTGTTTCTATGCTCACCAGTTCCATTCTTCAAATATCTATCGTTTGGTATCTCACACAGAAAACATTATCACCAACTATCGTCACTCTATCCACCTTGGCCGGTTATTTACCCCGGGCGGTGCTGGGGCTTTTTACCGGAGTATTTATCGACCGCTTCGACAGAAAGAAAATTTTGGTTTTTGCCGATCTGATTATTGCCCTGGCTGCCCTGGTTCTTGCAGCGGTCGCCTTATCCGGAGATATTCCCATCTGGCTCATTTTCGCTATGCTCTGTCTGCGTTCAGTGGGGGCTGCTTTCCATACGCCCGCCTTCAACGCTGTAGTACCGACATTGGTGCCCAAGGAGGCGTTAACTCGCTGTGCCGGAATTACTCAAGGATTCGAGTCGGTCTCTTTAATCCTGAGTCCTGCCCTCGCTGCACTCCTCTTCAAATTATGGGATCTGAGCGCCATCATCCTTCTGGATGTGGTTGGGGCTGCAGTAGCTATTATCATTGTTATCCTTCTTCCTATAGCCCGGTATGCTACTGCCCAAGAGGAACGAGTTTCCCTCCACATCTGGAAAGACACTAAGGAAGGATTTGCCGTCCTCCGGCGCGTGCCCGGTCTTATGGCCGTTATGATTATCAGCACCGTATATGCCTTTATTTATTTTCCTATCGGATCCATGTATCCTCTTATTACTATGGCTTATTTCGGCGGCGGCGTAGCCGAGTCGGGTATGGTGGAGATCGCATTTTCCTCTGGCACACTACTAGGCTCCTTTTTATTAGGTCTAATGGGAAATAAAATTCGTAAGTTAGGAGGCATCACAGCTTCCATCGGAATATATGGTCTGGGGTTGATGGCGGCGGGTCTATTGCCTCCCGACGGTCTGCGCCCTTTTATTCTCTTATCGATTCTCATGGGACTGACCCTTCCGTTTTTCTATGGACTGAGGACGGCTATCCTCCAGAGCAATGTGCCCGGAGATTACTTGGGACGTGTGCTCTCCCTTGCATATAGCGTAAGCCTTTTCGCATCTCCCTTAGGCCTGCTCTTCGGAGGAACTGTTTCCGAACTTATGGGAGTCAATATTTGCTTCTTCATCGGCGGTGTACTTTCTGTTTGTTTAGCAGCAACCATGCTTCTCACTCCATCCGTTCGAAAGAGCCACTTATAA
- a CDS encoding desulfoferrodoxin family protein, with protein sequence MNNEPVFLTDRTHNVILEVILGAPNAALPDSLKPFEIVEPNTSDGASEKHAPVIETNGNHVTVKIGSIFHPMSEEHSIAWVCLQTIAGCIMRVSLTPDCEPIASFTLEEGDSPKAAFAYCNLHGFWKTEA encoded by the coding sequence ATGAACAATGAACCTGTATTTTTAACGGACAGAACCCATAATGTCATTTTAGAAGTTATCTTAGGAGCACCCAATGCTGCCCTTCCAGATAGTTTAAAGCCATTCGAAATTGTAGAACCCAATACTTCTGATGGGGCTTCTGAAAAGCACGCTCCGGTTATTGAAACGAATGGAAACCATGTAACCGTAAAAATAGGAAGCATATTCCATCCTATGTCTGAAGAACACAGCATAGCTTGGGTCTGTCTTCAAACAATAGCAGGATGTATCATGAGAGTCAGCCTAACTCCTGACTGCGAACCGATAGCCAGTTTTACCTTGGAAGAGGGCGATTCCCCCAAAGCTGCTTTCGCTTACTGCAACCTTCATGGATTTTGGAAAACAGAAGCATAA
- a CDS encoding ISLre2 family transposase: MIKSIQQFEENGAKNLTGVLEKFLKDPQQQAEFIYGITDSVVQLGLDMIAETFESMDEELRNSGYRRRNWVISRRDETSLITSLGTVRYCKTLFKNKKTGACEYLLDRIMGLESHVRMTEDAQAQMLEEAVDSSYRKGGIRASLSEKVSKQTVKNKIHDLKFHTKPEKIENKKQVSYLYIDADEDHVSLQYLEKKGDITKPRSNTSMPKIAYVYEGAESEAPKSERFKLINPKYFGGIYEGSKGVEQFWREIYEYISATYDMDAIKQIYINGDGAAWIKSGRKFIAGSTFVLDKFHMQKYITAATSHLMDSSEDARSELYGAIHKRAKWMASETFEKILNITENEAQRKKVESSMAYILGHWDGIMQGLRNKETQVGCSAEGHVSHIYADRMSSRPLGWSKHGVHQMAKLRIYKANKGNMLELVRMQKQELPIAVGTEERIYLSSEMFRLESKRLTEEQRYVERITHSIPFPEVKKIAYFKNHIWGL, from the coding sequence ATGATTAAAAGTATACAACAGTTTGAAGAAAATGGGGCAAAAAATTTAACAGGAGTTCTGGAAAAGTTTTTGAAAGATCCTCAACAACAAGCAGAGTTTATCTATGGAATTACAGATAGTGTAGTACAGTTAGGACTGGACATGATTGCGGAGACTTTTGAAAGTATGGATGAAGAACTGAGAAACAGCGGATACAGAAGGAGAAACTGGGTCATAAGCAGACGAGATGAAACATCCCTGATTACCAGCCTTGGAACTGTGAGATATTGCAAGACACTGTTTAAGAACAAGAAGACTGGAGCCTGTGAATATCTGCTAGATCGGATCATGGGATTAGAAAGCCATGTAAGGATGACAGAAGATGCACAGGCGCAGATGCTTGAGGAAGCGGTCGACAGTAGCTATCGCAAAGGAGGAATCAGAGCCAGTCTTTCCGAAAAAGTCAGCAAACAGACAGTAAAAAATAAGATACATGATCTGAAATTTCATACAAAACCAGAAAAAATAGAGAATAAAAAACAGGTTTCCTATCTTTATATTGATGCAGATGAAGATCATGTGTCATTGCAGTATCTCGAGAAAAAGGGAGATATCACGAAACCTCGAAGCAACACCAGTATGCCTAAAATAGCCTATGTATATGAAGGTGCGGAATCAGAAGCGCCTAAAAGCGAAAGGTTTAAGCTGATCAATCCGAAGTACTTTGGGGGCATATATGAGGGAAGCAAAGGAGTAGAACAGTTCTGGCGAGAGATTTATGAGTATATCAGCGCCACCTATGACATGGATGCCATAAAACAGATTTATATTAATGGAGATGGTGCAGCCTGGATAAAAAGCGGACGTAAATTTATAGCCGGATCAACCTTCGTACTGGATAAATTCCATATGCAGAAATATATCACAGCAGCAACTTCGCATTTAATGGATTCGTCAGAGGATGCAAGAAGTGAACTGTATGGTGCCATACACAAGAGAGCGAAATGGATGGCATCCGAGACCTTTGAAAAAATCCTGAATATAACAGAAAACGAAGCACAAAGGAAAAAGGTAGAAAGTAGTATGGCTTATATCCTAGGGCATTGGGATGGGATCATGCAGGGTTTGAGAAATAAAGAAACACAAGTGGGATGCAGTGCAGAAGGACATGTGAGCCATATCTACGCAGACAGGATGAGTTCCAGACCATTAGGGTGGAGTAAGCATGGAGTTCACCAAATGGCAAAGCTAAGGATTTATAAAGCAAACAAAGGAAATATGTTGGAGTTGGTGAGAATGCAAAAGCAGGAGTTGCCCATAGCAGTGGGTACAGAAGAAAGAATCTATTTAAGCAGCGAGATGTTTCGATTGGAAAGCAAGCGACTGACAGAGGAACAACGCTATGTAGAAAGGATAACTCATAGCATTCCCTTTCCAGAAGTGAAAAAGATAGCTTATTTTAAAAACCACATTTGGGGATTGTAA
- a CDS encoding CDP-alcohol phosphatidyltransferase family protein, which yields MEVRIIKNVPNGITVIRIFASISMLFIKPFSSLFFFFYIICGISDVLDGYIARKMNICSKFGQILDSLADLLFIGVVLLICIPVINLPFQIICWVAAIAIVRLFSIILGFVRYRQLAFLHTYTNKMTGMILFFFPFLFFILGKEAAAIIICSIASISAIEELLINLTSKMLHRDIVSIFSK from the coding sequence ATGGAGGTGAGAATTATTAAAAACGTTCCCAATGGTATTACCGTTATTAGGATATTTGCGTCGATCAGTATGTTGTTTATAAAACCATTTTCATCTCTGTTCTTTTTCTTTTATATCATATGCGGGATTAGTGACGTTTTAGATGGATACATCGCAAGGAAAATGAATATTTGCAGTAAATTCGGGCAAATACTGGATAGTCTTGCTGATTTGCTATTTATTGGTGTGGTATTATTAATTTGTATACCGGTTATAAATCTTCCGTTTCAGATTATTTGCTGGGTGGCGGCTATCGCTATAGTACGATTGTTTTCAATAATTCTTGGTTTTGTAAGATACAGACAGCTTGCTTTTTTACATACTTATACTAATAAAATGACAGGAATGATCCTGTTTTTCTTTCCTTTTCTCTTTTTTATTCTTGGAAAAGAGGCAGCAGCAATTATTATTTGTTCTATAGCCAGTATTTCAGCAATTGAGGAGTTGCTCATTAATTTAACTTCTAAAATGTTACATAGGGACATTGTTTCTATTTTTAGTAAATGA
- a CDS encoding NAD-dependent epimerase/dehydratase family protein: protein MKVVVIGGCGHIGSYLVPRLIKAGYEVTNITRGQSRPYVQDRAWDKVEQVILDRGKEKDFAQKVAGMDADIVVDLINFHIEDTKEMVEVLKGTRLSHYLFCSTIWTHGRAEVLSAAPNCLKAPLDDYGLNKYQSELYLKEQYRTNGFPATIIMPGQISGPGWIIINPYGNVNTHVFEKIAKGEKIYLPNFGVETLHHVHAADVAQMFFKAITHRNQALGESFHAVAEDSLTLYGYANVIYEFFGQEPQIDFLSWEKWCDYIGNKEEAETTYYHIARSGHYSIENAKRLIDYQPQYSTRETVEISIQSYIDRGIITKE, encoded by the coding sequence ATGAAAGTTGTAGTTATCGGCGGTTGCGGACATATAGGTTCCTATTTGGTTCCAAGGTTAATTAAGGCAGGATATGAGGTTACGAATATTACGAGAGGTCAAAGCCGTCCTTATGTTCAGGATAGAGCTTGGGACAAGGTTGAGCAAGTAATTTTAGATAGGGGAAAGGAGAAAGACTTTGCCCAAAAGGTTGCAGGAATGGATGCAGATATTGTCGTTGATTTGATTAATTTCCACATCGAAGATACAAAAGAAATGGTGGAAGTTCTAAAGGGTACAAGGCTGTCTCATTATTTGTTTTGCTCGACCATATGGACTCATGGCAGAGCGGAGGTATTATCTGCCGCCCCGAATTGTTTGAAAGCGCCATTGGATGATTACGGTCTTAATAAATATCAAAGTGAATTGTACTTAAAGGAACAATATCGCACCAATGGCTTTCCTGCGACAATTATTATGCCGGGCCAGATTTCAGGACCGGGATGGATTATTATTAATCCATATGGCAATGTGAATACGCATGTGTTCGAGAAGATTGCAAAAGGTGAGAAAATTTATCTGCCTAACTTCGGAGTGGAAACCCTACATCATGTTCATGCTGCAGATGTCGCTCAAATGTTCTTTAAAGCTATCACTCATAGGAATCAGGCATTAGGAGAGAGTTTCCATGCGGTTGCTGAGGATTCGCTCACTTTATATGGATATGCCAATGTAATATATGAATTCTTCGGTCAAGAACCACAGATTGATTTTCTGTCATGGGAAAAATGGTGTGATTACATCGGTAATAAAGAGGAAGCTGAAACTACCTATTATCATATTGCCAGAAGTGGGCATTATAGCATCGAAAATGCTAAAAGGTTGATTGATTACCAGCCGCAATACTCTACACGGGAAACGGTTGAAATCAGTATTCAAAGTTATATTGATAGAGGAATTATTACGAAAGAATAA
- a CDS encoding DUF1697 domain-containing protein, with amino-acid sequence MQKYIALLRGINVGGKNKISMPELKTLFEDNGYEEVVTYINSGNVIFSSCNGDEEEIRKRCESAIENKFKLKIIVTIISADDLSAALCNAPSWWDKDAESKHNAIFVIPPATAAEIMEQVGTAKLEYEQVSCYGQVIFWSAPIETFSRTRWAKIVGKSAYNSVTIRNANTAKKLLQLLE; translated from the coding sequence ATGCAAAAATATATTGCACTATTACGAGGCATAAATGTCGGTGGCAAAAATAAAATATCGATGCCTGAACTAAAAACATTATTTGAAGATAATGGGTATGAAGAGGTTGTTACCTATATCAATAGCGGAAATGTTATTTTCTCCAGTTGTAATGGTGATGAGGAAGAAATTAGGAAAAGATGCGAATCAGCGATAGAGAATAAATTTAAGTTAAAGATAATCGTTACGATTATATCGGCCGATGATTTATCTGCGGCGCTGTGCAATGCACCAAGTTGGTGGGATAAAGATGCTGAGTCAAAGCACAATGCAATTTTTGTGATACCGCCCGCTACAGCAGCAGAGATAATGGAGCAGGTCGGAACTGCGAAACTTGAGTATGAACAAGTTAGTTGTTATGGACAAGTAATTTTTTGGTCTGCTCCCATTGAAACATTTTCCAGAACAAGATGGGCGAAGATCGTGGGCAAGTCTGCATATAATAGTGTGACGATAAGAAATGCCAATACTGCCAAAAAGTTATTACAACTTTTGGAGTAA
- a CDS encoding helix-turn-helix domain-containing protein: MILADKILSLRKNNGWSQEELAEKMNVSRQSVSKWESAAAIPDINRILELAKLFGVTTDYLLKDDLEMTVYSDTDETEDLVRVSLSEMNDFLNNKAIYGRWVARGVMLCILSPILLILLPGLSQAGIALTENAAYGIGIAMLLFMISAAVAIFIISGTKIEHFKYLENDDFELEYGLIGIIKEKQAAFGATYIRNITIGVILCILSTLPLIIAGIFDASGIFLLLFTALLLILVSVGVYLIIVVGTIKGSYDQLLREGEYEPEEQEKAKRVSKIAGVYWPIATAIYLGWSFYTNNWGFTWIVWPVAGLVFAGISSLFHALER, encoded by the coding sequence ATGATTTTAGCAGATAAAATTCTATCGTTACGAAAGAATAATGGATGGTCACAAGAAGAGTTAGCAGAAAAGATGAATGTATCAAGACAGTCCGTATCCAAATGGGAGAGTGCCGCTGCAATACCGGATATTAACCGAATATTGGAGCTCGCTAAGCTTTTCGGGGTAACAACGGATTACTTATTAAAAGATGATCTTGAAATGACGGTGTATTCCGATACAGACGAAACAGAAGATCTTGTTCGAGTGTCGTTATCTGAGATGAATGATTTTTTAAACAATAAGGCTATCTATGGAAGATGGGTTGCAAGAGGGGTTATGTTGTGCATTCTGTCTCCGATTTTATTAATATTGTTACCCGGATTATCCCAAGCAGGTATTGCTTTAACTGAAAATGCGGCATACGGTATAGGCATTGCGATGTTGTTATTTATGATTTCCGCTGCTGTCGCAATATTTATTATAAGCGGCACTAAAATAGAACACTTCAAATATTTGGAAAATGATGACTTTGAACTGGAATACGGATTGATAGGTATTATAAAGGAAAAGCAGGCAGCATTTGGAGCGACCTATATTAGAAATATAACGATTGGAGTCATCCTTTGCATTTTGAGCACTCTTCCTCTGATTATTGCTGGTATATTTGATGCTTCGGGTATCTTCTTATTATTATTCACGGCACTATTGTTGATACTTGTCTCTGTGGGAGTGTACCTGATTATTGTCGTAGGGACGATAAAAGGAAGCTATGACCAATTACTGCGCGAAGGTGAGTATGAACCGGAAGAGCAGGAGAAAGCAAAAAGAGTATCAAAAATCGCAGGGGTCTACTGGCCGATTGCTACAGCAATTTATTTGGGATGGAGTTTTTATACGAACAACTGGGGATTCACCTGGATCGTTTGGCCCGTTGCCGGTCTGGTTTTTGCCGGAATTTCTTCCTTGTTTCATGCACTTGAGCGATAA
- a CDS encoding RpiB/LacA/LacB family sugar-phosphate isomerase, translated as MKIGVIQASTQKSKNKIIEDCLCQAISQDYDQIINFGVYDNANENMSYIQIALCISLLLESNSIDFIITGCSSGQGMMLACNSLPGVICGYVENITDAYLFGRINNGNAISYPLGFNWGWGAELNLKETLRVLFDEPFGIGYPKEHADRKIKDTEQLKKINKICKKDLAEVLPMLDKDIVESVLNYNTVYDYIMEYGTNEELKNVMRKLR; from the coding sequence ATGAAAATAGGAGTTATACAAGCGAGCACACAAAAAAGCAAAAATAAAATCATAGAAGATTGCCTTTGTCAAGCGATCTCTCAAGATTATGATCAAATAATAAATTTTGGAGTATATGACAATGCAAATGAAAATATGTCATATATCCAAATCGCATTATGCATTTCTCTTCTTTTAGAGAGTAATTCCATCGATTTCATTATTACGGGATGTTCTTCCGGACAGGGTATGATGTTGGCTTGTAATAGCTTGCCGGGTGTGATTTGCGGATATGTAGAAAATATAACAGATGCATATTTATTTGGCAGAATTAATAATGGGAATGCGATTTCATATCCGCTTGGATTTAATTGGGGATGGGGTGCAGAATTAAATTTGAAAGAAACCTTAAGGGTGCTTTTTGATGAACCATTTGGAATTGGTTATCCGAAGGAACATGCTGACAGAAAAATAAAGGATACGGAACAACTGAAGAAAATAAATAAGATATGTAAAAAGGATTTAGCAGAAGTTTTGCCGATGCTTGATAAGGATATTGTTGAGTCAGTTTTAAATTATAATACAGTATATGACTATATTATGGAATATGGCACAAATGAAGAATTGAAGAATGTTATGAGAAAACTTCGATAG